GTCGAGATCGTGGCGCTTAAGATCGGATTCGACCTGCAGGATGATGGTACGAATCAGTCCGCCTCTGACGCTTATGACGAACATCAGTCGCGTCGATGAGAGTGGGACGACCTCCAGTCTCTCGAGCACTCCAGCCGACAGTCGCGGACTGAGCACAACCCCGAGCAGATTCGTCAGACGACCCAGTAGTTTCGAGCTCTCGCGCACAAGCTTTCTTGTATCGCCTGCGATCGAATCGAGCTCGCGCTGTATCGCCTTCTTATCCAACGACGACAGTTCTGGCGACTCCATGAGCTCGTCGACAAACGTGCGATACCCTTTCTCGGTCGGAACTCGCCCGGCGGAAGTGTACGGGTGTTCGAGTAACCCTAGTTCCTCGAGGTCACTCATGGTATTCCGAATCGAAGCCGGACTCAGCCCGAGGTTTGAGTTCCGGGACACGTAGCGAGAGCCCACGGGGCCCGCTGTGGCCACGAAACTCTGCACGACCACGCGTAAGATCTCTCGCTCCCGATCGGAAAGCGGAGGCGTGACCGACTCGGCTCGTACGTCGCTGGAATCTGTATTCATGTCAGGGAGATGACACCAAAAAGCCTGCCCGTTTCGGGCGCAAAACCAGGATCGCCCTTTGTGACGAAGCGGGCCTGCTCTTTACGGCCCTCACAACGATCGACAAATCGGCTTTCCTGACAAACTGGCGCATTAGCGCTGCTGGCCAAGTTAAGATGTACCTCCACCGACGGGCGTGGGTTTCATCGCCAGGGCCCGCGGTACATGTCACGACCGTGGATTTTTGGAGAGAAGAAGGCGCCACCGGCAGAACCGGCGGCGCCTCGCAATGAATCAAGTGTTGTCGTTGTTCAGTTCAGGCGATCGACAACCGTTGCGCGCTCGAGCCGGGCTTCGCCACCATCAGATGTCTGGTAGCTATCCAGATAATCGCGGCTCAGCTCGTAGTCACCGTCGTAGTACGGCTGATCGTTGCCTCGATAATCTCTGGACCATCCGGTCTCTCGTCCGCGGTTGTTGTAGCGATCGCTTACAGGCTGCTGTCCATAGTCCCAGAGTCGATCGTCATCGGGCAGCAGGGATATGGGTGCGTAGCCAACGAAGCGTCCGTGGTCGAAGAAGCGACTCCGTCGCACCTTTTTGACCTTTCCCTTTCTGAGGTCGACACGCCCCACCTTGAACCCGTGCCTGTCATCATAGGCATTGTACAGATGATCGGTGTAGTACCTCGTGGCGATCAACTCGAAGCCGGTTCCCGCATCACCTATGATGAAGAGGTTCCGATCGAATTCGATTTGACCGTCTGCATGTATGATTGCACGCACCTTCTTGAGCGAGCCGGGGATCCGGTCAACGGTCGACAGGAATCTTCCATTCTGATATAGATCCACGGCGTCGATCTCGATCTCCACTTCTGAGTACCGGTCGTCGGCGTGTAGTATCCGGTGCCGGTAGTACGTATGCACCTCGACCTTGTTGTCGCGCCGGCGACCACCCCAGCCTGTCTCGATGTATACCACCTGACGGTAACGGAACCTCGGCCTCCAGTCGTACCGGTAGCGGAAATTCCACGGCCAGGTCAGACCCAGGTAGACATGCGAGCCTATGTTAATGTGCGCGTTGGCGTAGTGATGGTGACCCGCGGGATGGTACACGTTGCACCACGAGTACCGCGCGCGGTGGCTCCTCTTGTGGTAGTAGAAGCGGTCTCGGCGGTCGTACAGATGTCGTACCGACTTGTTACCGCTATACTTCGGTCCCGTGTATCGGGAGCGTGCTCCCTTTCGATCCTTGACGCGGCGGTCGGTCGTTCTGTTCGCGCGCCCTGTACGGTCGCGACCGTCAACCCGATCCGTCCTGGTGCGCCTGTCGGGCTGTCGAAGTCCCCGGTCGCCGGAGCGGTTACTGTTTCGGCGCTCGACGCTCCGTGACTTCGTTTCACGATTTCTGTCGCGCGCTGCAACCGCGTCGCCGGACCGACTACGATCTCGTCGCTCGACGCTCCGTGATTTCGTTTCACGACTCCTGTCGCGCGTCGCGACCGCGTCTCCCGAACGAGTCTTCGTGCGGGTGGATCCGCGACCCGCCACCTTGCGGTTCCTGTCTTGCTTCTGCTTGACGGTGCGAGCGGCCACCTTGTTACGTGCGACCGTCCGTTTGCTCGCCACGGTGCCGCGCGATCCGGCCTTCTTGCGCTCGACTCGTACGTTGGAATCGTTGCGACCACTGTCGGCGCGCCCCCCTTGCGCCACGGCCTCCGGTGAGACCAGCGTCGCGACTAGAAGGATGCACATGCCCAGCACTCGAACGGCTGCTGCTCGGTATAATCCTGTTTTCATCTCGCTCACCTTGGTCAGTTCGTGATTTTAGGGGGGCGTGTCCGACGCCCGCTGACCAGGATGAATGCGATTGATGTGCCATCCGCGGCGATCTGCCGGAAACGGCTCGAGAGAGACCCGAAACGTCGATTCAAGGCCCGGAAGGGGGTCCGAACGTGTCCCGAGTGTCTACTTTACTGTACGATATTCCACCAGTGTCGGCGGCTCGGCGCGAGCTGCCCCGCTCTATCGAGCCACGCCCCACACCATCGTCGCGCCTACGTGTCCGGTAGCCGCAACGACCAGGGCCACCGCCAGGAGGCACACAAAGGCCGTCAACCGCATCGCAACGGGATCAATGGTGTCGTCAGGTGCCGATCTGCCGAGATATTCCAACACAAGCGCGCCCAGCGACAGAAACACCGCGATCCACAGCGTGACGAGCGCCAGCGTCTCGTGCAGTTCGATCAGCTCGTCGACAACCGGAATGTCTTCCGACATCTCGTACATCGCCTCCCCGGTGAAATAGGCGAACGCCGAACCCATCGCCCCGGCCACCAGCAGTATGGTTGTCGACCGCCGCCACAGGCGTCCGCCCGTGACCAGCCAGATCGCGCAAACCACAAATGCCGCGATCAGGAGTGCAATCGGGAAGTGCACCGCCAGTGGGTGGAGGGCCGGAATCTCGTATTGCAGAACCGTTTCCATACTGTGACCAGCAACCTGGAAATCGAGAAGATTGAAGCTTGCGCGGAGGAAGGCCACGGGAGCCGACTCCACCTTAACTTAGGCCTGCAACAAAGACCGGGGCAACCGTAACGAGTGCGGTCGGGAATGCTGTCGAACCAACTGAACGAACACCATGAAGTTTTTCTCAACGCTGGCTGCCAGCACACTCGGAACCCTGATCGCTCTGGGTATAGCGGTGCTGTTCTTCTTCATGTTCATCTTCGCGCTCGCCGCCTCTTCGGAAGATGTCCCACGCGTTCGTGAAGGGACGCTCCTCGTAGCGGAGTTGTCGGGCGGCATGCCCGAGCTCGTTTCTGGAGATCCGTTTGCGCAGCTACTCGCCAACGAGCCGTCGCTGGATCTGCGCTCCGCAAAGCGGGCATTCGAGAAGGCAGCGGTCGACGATCGCATCACAGGTCTGTGGCTGCGTGTGCGCAGCAGCTCGATTCCGTGGGCAGCAACCCAGGAGCTTCGGGCGTCAATTGCTGAATTCAAGTCGACCGGCAAACCGGTGTATGCATCCAGTGACGATTTCATGACCATGGAGGGCGAGTACTTCCTCCTCAGTGTAGCGGATAGCGTATTCGCCGCTCCGGGCGGACTGTTTGAGTTTAATGGGTTCGCCATCGTTGCCACGTTCTACAAGGGCTTGCTCGACAAGCTGGGTATCGAGCCTCAGATCGTTCGGTCGGGCAAGTTCAAGTCGGCCGTGGAACCGTTCCAGCGAAGCAGTATGTCTGAAGAGAACCGGCAACAGCTCAACGATCTGCTTGTTGCGCAGGAAGGTGTATACCTGCAGACCATCTCGGAAGCACGCGGGTTGTCGGTCGAGGAACTTCGGGAGCGCGCATCCAACGATGCCATCCTGCGAGTAGATGAAGCTGTCGACATGGGTCTCGTCGACGAGTTGATCTACAACGACCAGGTGATCGCTCGATGGAAGGAGCGGCTTGCTGTGGAGCCCGATGGAAAACTCAAGACGATCTCGCTCGCGCGATACGCGAAAGTGCCGGCGTCCTCGGCCGGCCTCAAGGAGGGCAAAGCAGGTAAGATTGCCATCGTGTATGCCGTGGGTACCATAGTCGGCGGCGCCAGCGACGAAGAAACACCGTTCTCGGCGGGAGTGATTGGTTCGGAGACCTTCGCGAAGGCGATAAAAGAGGCGCGTGAATCGGATGATGTGAAAGCCGTGGTTCTTCGAATCGACTCACCGGGCGGATTCGCCCCCGCTGCAGATGCTATGCTGCGCGAGGTCGAGCTTACAGCGGCGAAGAAACCTGTTGTCGTCTCGATGGCCAACGTCGCGGCTTCCGGAGGATACTGGATGGCGATGGCCGCGGATACGATCGTGGCCGAACCCCTGACCCTTACCGGATCGATCGGCGCCTTCAGCCTCTTCTTCAATACCAGCGCTTTCTTCGACGACAAGCTCGGAATCACCTTCGACCGTGTTCGGACGAGTCCCTACGCCGACATGTTATCGGGCGTACGCGCACTTAGCGAGGCAGAGACCCGCCTTCTTCAGGACCTGACCGACGAGACTTATACGAGATTCATCGACATCGTCGCCGAGAATCGGGAAATGACAACCGAAGATGTTCAAGAACTTGCCCAGGGTCGAGTCTGGATGGGCATCCAGGCAAAGGACGTCGGACTCGTCGATGTGCTTGGTGGCCTCGGTGATGCCACTGAGATTGCAGCCGATCTCGCAGGTCTGGAGCCGGGATCGTATTCAACTCGCTCCCTGCCGCGTCCGAAGACCTTCCTCGAGCGGATGACCCGATCTCTCGAGGCCGAAGCCGTGAGCGCCTGGACGCATGTCACGACGTCGGCCGCCGAACGCGCTATGCGTGAGCAGATGAAGGCACTCGAGGAGGCGTTGCGGGATCACGCCACGGTGCAGGCCAGAATGGCGTTCGACATTCGGATCGACTAGACGCCCGAGTCGATATCAATCAACACATCGCCCGTCATCTCGACGGGGCGATCGATACCGAGAAGTGCCAGTATCGTAGGTGCGACGTCACCCAGTTTCCCTGGTCGAATCGGGCCGGCAAAGTCGTCGTGTATGATGACGTGAGGTACCAGGGCAGTGGTATGCGCCGTGTGTGGCGACCCGTCAGGATTCCTCATCTTGTCCGCGTTACCGTGATCCGCGATCATCTCCACCGAGTACCCACTCTCCAGAGCGGCCCCGACTACTTTGCGAGCCGCCGCATCCACGGCCTCCACCGCTGCAACGGCGGCCTCGAATACTCCGGTATGACCAACCATATCCGGGTTCGCGAAGTTGACTATGACGAGTTCATACTTCCTGTCCCGAAGCGCTGCGGCTACCCGATCCGCCAGCTCCGGCGCGCTCATCTCCGGCTGGAGGTCGTAGGTCGCGACCTTCGGTGACGGAACCAGAATCCTGTCTTCACCCTCAAACCTGGCTTCACGACCACCGCTGAAGAAATACGTCACGTGCGGGTACTTTTCGGTTTCCGCAGCTCGCAATTGCCGCAGCCCGCTGCGCGAGATGACTTCGCCGAGGGTTTTGACCAGATTGACTTTCGGAAATGCAATCGGAAGATCGAATGAGGCGTCGTACGGCGTGAATGTGACGTACATCAGGTCGAGTCGGGCCGCATCGAATCCGTCAAACGCGGGATCAGTCAGTGCGCGCGTGAGCTGTCGTGCTCGATCGGCGCGGAAATTAAAGAAGATGACGACGTCGCCCATCTCGATGCGCGTGCTGGCTCCGTCGAATTCTTCAAGGCGCGCAGGCTTGATGAACTCGTCCGTGATTCCGTTCGCATAGCTCTCTTCAAACGCAGCAACGGGATCCGAGTACGTACTGCCCTCACCATAAACCAGTAGCCGATACGCGAGCTCCGTTCTCTCCCACCGGTTATCCCGATCCATTGCGTAGTATCGGCCGACGATGCTCGCAAGAACACCAACGCCAATTCTCTCCGCTGCCTCCACGAACTCGTACGCATATACCTTCCCTCCTTCCGGATCGGTATCGCGCCCATCCGTAAATGCGTGCAGGCAGACCTTGTCCCGTTCAAGGCCATGCTCCTTTGCGAGCGTGAGCAGCGCCGTCAGATGACTCACGTGGGAATGCACGCCGCCGTCCGAAAACAGGCCCATGAGATGTAGCTTCGCCCCGGCATTCGACGCCTGCCGAACAGCCTGCAACAGGATCTCATTCTCGAAGAACGACCCGTCGACGATGGCCTTGTCGATTCGCGTGATGTCCTGATAGACAACGCGCCCCGAACCCAGATTCATATGCCCCACCTCAGAGTTCCCCATCTGCCCTTCCGGTAAACCTACGGCCAATCCGGAAGCCTCAAGGGTCGACTTGGGGTACCGTGCAAACACGTCGTCCAGGAACGGTTTGCGTGCAGCGTCGATCGCACTGACGGAAACGTCCTCGGCAATTCCATAGCCATCGAGAATAATAAGAATGTGTCTATCTGAAGGCTTCATGGTCGTACGATCAATGAATGTTCGTCAGGCAACTCGATAGTCCCGGACGCGCCTGGTGGTTATTCCGGTGCGCGACTCGTAGACATTCATCGATCCGCATTTCGGACAGGCGACCTGTCGAGTTCCGTTACGGTCGACGCGCGAGTCGGGTCGGTCAAAATAGTGATCGCGGGTTCGGCAGTAGAACTTGCCCTTGCGAGGAGAAAGCCCATTCAAGGGCTCTGGCAGCTTCTGGAGTGAGCTGTAGTAGCCGCACACTTTTGTCAGCGAACACGCGTCGCACCGGGGGGATCTCGCTGTGCACGTGTACCGTCCGTGGAGTATGAGCAGATGGTGCCCCTCCGACCAGTCGGTCTCGGGGATCGCCTTCTTGAGCTGTCTCTCCACCGCTAGCGGAGTCCGGCCCTTCGATGCAAGTCCAATCCGGTTGGCCACTCGAAACACATGTGTATCGACGGGCAAGGCATCCACATCGAATGCTACGGACGCCACAACCTGAGCCGTCTTGCGACCGACACCCGGCAAAGTCATCAATTCCTTCAGCGTTCCGGGGATCTTCCCGTCATATTCGTCAACCACCTTTCGCGCCATGGCCGCGAGGTGTCGTGACTTGTTGTTCGGGTACGTGACGGATTTGATGAACGGAAGGATTTCAGTCGGGTCTGCCAGGGATAGCGCACGGATGTCCGGGAATCTCTCGAACAACTCAGGGGTAACCATATTGACACGTTCATCGGTGCACTGTGCCGACAGGATTACAGCGACGATCAACTCGTACGGATCCGTGTACTCGAGCTCCGTCTCTGGCCGCGGGATTGCTTTCCGCAGTTGGCGGATCACGAAGGATGCCATCTCGCGTTTGTTCAAACTGACCCCGAACCGGTTTCTGGACGCATCACGATAGACGTATTTTAACGCGAGACGGGGTATGTTCGTCCCGCGCCGCAGCAAAGTCTCCTAGAAGAATCCGGACCGACGCTTGAGCAGCAAAGCCGTCATCCTCGCGACCTTTCTTGTCTGTGGCGTCGGAAACTCGGCGCTTACTTGTCTGGAGGCCTCGGCTCAGTCGGTCGACACGCTGTCTGATTCAGCTTCGATTTCGCTGATAACCGTTCTGCCTGGCGAAGCTGTCTATTCTCTTTTTGGCCACTCGGCACTGCGCGTCCGCGACCCCGATCAGAACATCGACTATTCCTTCAGCTACGGCACCTTCCATTTCGACGATCCCATGTTCGTCCCCAAATTCACTCGGGGAGATCTCGACTATTACCTGAGCGTGGCGTACTTCGATAACGCACTTCGGCTTTACCGGGATGTCGAGGGTCGGCCGGTTTTTGAGCAGCGCCTCGCGCTGTCCGGGGATCAGCAGAATCGACTGTTCGAGTTCCTGCAGGAGAATGCGAGAACCGAGAATCGGTACTACCGATATGATTTTCTGTTTGACAACTGTTCGACACGGATTCGGGACGCGCTCGAAACTGCGCTGGCGGGTGAGGTTTCATTCGAGGATTCTGATTCGGGCGCAGTGTCTTTTCGCGAGCTTCTAGCGCCCTACCTGACAGAGAGATCGTTCCTTCGACTTGGAATCGACCTGCTACTCGGGGCCAGAGTCGATCGCCGTGCGTCTCCGCGCGAGACAACGTTTCTGCCGGATCATTTGTCCAGTCTGTTCGACAAGGGCGTCTTGACGGATTCGACGGGCGCGCACCGATCTCTGGTCTTGCGGCGCGACACGCTCCTGAGTATTCCGTCGTACCGGCGTGCAGAGTCTCGATTCCCATGGGCCGGTCTGATGCTGGGGGCCATCTGCCTCTGGCTGGCAGTCATCACGTTGATGGAGGCCCGGCGCGGGGAGGTCAATGAGCGGGTCGACGTGATCCTGTTTAGTCTGGTGGGTCTGATCGGGTGTTTTCTCCTGTTCATGTGGTTCGGCACGTCGCACAACGTGACCGGCGCCAACTGGAATCTCGCGTGGGCGTGGCCGACTCACCTGGTGTACGCCGGGCTGCTTGCGAGGAAAGGGCTGAGTC
The Rhodothermales bacterium DNA segment above includes these coding regions:
- the hrcA gene encoding heat-inducible transcription repressor HrcA; the encoded protein is MNTDSSDVRAESVTPPLSDREREILRVVVQSFVATAGPVGSRYVSRNSNLGLSPASIRNTMSDLEELGLLEHPYTSAGRVPTEKGYRTFVDELMESPELSSLDKKAIQRELDSIAGDTRKLVRESSKLLGRLTNLLGVVLSPRLSAGVLERLEVVPLSSTRLMFVISVRGGLIRTIILQVESDLKRHDLDVIVAMLNERLAGLQLEEIRKTCSDRVKDLDTEVTGIVQLVMQQQANLFSEEPDGSRLQYGDTTDVMAQPEFSTPADMRSLIELIEDRDMVANLLEHSVDQEDDTGRAEIRIGSAVGGQSEVNDYSLVTARYMLGQTVGTVGVLGPKRMDYARVVGLVEGMAALMSGLSTEVKH
- the sppA gene encoding signal peptide peptidase SppA; the encoded protein is MKFFSTLAASTLGTLIALGIAVLFFFMFIFALAASSEDVPRVREGTLLVAELSGGMPELVSGDPFAQLLANEPSLDLRSAKRAFEKAAVDDRITGLWLRVRSSSIPWAATQELRASIAEFKSTGKPVYASSDDFMTMEGEYFLLSVADSVFAAPGGLFEFNGFAIVATFYKGLLDKLGIEPQIVRSGKFKSAVEPFQRSSMSEENRQQLNDLLVAQEGVYLQTISEARGLSVEELRERASNDAILRVDEAVDMGLVDELIYNDQVIARWKERLAVEPDGKLKTISLARYAKVPASSAGLKEGKAGKIAIVYAVGTIVGGASDEETPFSAGVIGSETFAKAIKEARESDDVKAVVLRIDSPGGFAPAADAMLREVELTAAKKPVVVSMANVAASGGYWMAMAADTIVAEPLTLTGSIGAFSLFFNTSAFFDDKLGITFDRVRTSPYADMLSGVRALSEAETRLLQDLTDETYTRFIDIVAENREMTTEDVQELAQGRVWMGIQAKDVGLVDVLGGLGDATEIAADLAGLEPGSYSTRSLPRPKTFLERMTRSLEAEAVSAWTHVTTSAAERAMREQMKALEEALRDHATVQARMAFDIRID
- a CDS encoding 2,3-bisphosphoglycerate-independent phosphoglycerate mutase; the encoded protein is MKPSDRHILIILDGYGIAEDVSVSAIDAARKPFLDDVFARYPKSTLEASGLAVGLPEGQMGNSEVGHMNLGSGRVVYQDITRIDKAIVDGSFFENEILLQAVRQASNAGAKLHLMGLFSDGGVHSHVSHLTALLTLAKEHGLERDKVCLHAFTDGRDTDPEGGKVYAYEFVEAAERIGVGVLASIVGRYYAMDRDNRWERTELAYRLLVYGEGSTYSDPVAAFEESYANGITDEFIKPARLEEFDGASTRIEMGDVVIFFNFRADRARQLTRALTDPAFDGFDAARLDLMYVTFTPYDASFDLPIAFPKVNLVKTLGEVISRSGLRQLRAAETEKYPHVTYFFSGGREARFEGEDRILVPSPKVATYDLQPEMSAPELADRVAAALRDRKYELVIVNFANPDMVGHTGVFEAAVAAVEAVDAAARKVVGAALESGYSVEMIADHGNADKMRNPDGSPHTAHTTALVPHVIIHDDFAGPIRPGKLGDVAPTILALLGIDRPVEMTGDVLIDIDSGV
- the nth gene encoding endonuclease III — its product is MASFVIRQLRKAIPRPETELEYTDPYELIVAVILSAQCTDERVNMVTPELFERFPDIRALSLADPTEILPFIKSVTYPNNKSRHLAAMARKVVDEYDGKIPGTLKELMTLPGVGRKTAQVVASVAFDVDALPVDTHVFRVANRIGLASKGRTPLAVERQLKKAIPETDWSEGHHLLILHGRYTCTARSPRCDACSLTKVCGYYSSLQKLPEPLNGLSPRKGKFYCRTRDHYFDRPDSRVDRNGTRQVACPKCGSMNVYESRTGITTRRVRDYRVA
- a CDS encoding DUF4105 domain-containing protein, translated to MSSKAVILATFLVCGVGNSALTCLEASAQSVDTLSDSASISLITVLPGEAVYSLFGHSALRVRDPDQNIDYSFSYGTFHFDDPMFVPKFTRGDLDYYLSVAYFDNALRLYRDVEGRPVFEQRLALSGDQQNRLFEFLQENARTENRYYRYDFLFDNCSTRIRDALETALAGEVSFEDSDSGAVSFRELLAPYLTERSFLRLGIDLLLGARVDRRASPRETTFLPDHLSSLFDKGVLTDSTGAHRSLVLRRDTLLSIPSYRRAESRFPWAGLMLGAICLWLAVITLMEARRGEVNERVDVILFSLVGLIGCFLLFMWFGTSHNVTGANWNLAWAWPTHLVYAGLLARKGLSRQMIRYAMVSAAAMVILVAVWELIPQDLPEPALAVALMIAMRGAWIMLYARKQKAGETLLTGPEG